Proteins from a single region of Allocatelliglobosispora scoriae:
- a CDS encoding MaoC family dehydratase produces MVGLYFEDFTVGDVYQHPLGRTLSEADNTWFTLLTMNTNQNHFNAHFAAKAPYGRIIVNSGFSVAVVLGLSVSDMSQNALMNLGWDEIRLTHPVFIGDTLYSESIVTETRESKSRPYAGIVSCRTRGLNQDGDEVMSWRRSVMVYKRDAPHDKGLFPVAKTGPMTP; encoded by the coding sequence ATGGTTGGCCTCTACTTCGAAGACTTCACCGTGGGTGACGTCTACCAGCACCCCCTCGGTCGCACCCTGAGCGAGGCGGACAACACCTGGTTCACCCTGCTCACGATGAACACCAACCAGAACCACTTCAACGCGCACTTCGCCGCGAAGGCGCCCTACGGGCGGATCATCGTCAACTCCGGGTTCTCCGTCGCGGTCGTGCTCGGGCTGTCGGTCTCCGACATGAGCCAGAACGCGCTGATGAACCTCGGCTGGGACGAGATCAGGCTGACCCACCCGGTCTTCATCGGCGACACCCTCTACTCCGAGTCGATCGTGACCGAGACCCGGGAGTCGAAGAGCCGGCCCTACGCCGGGATCGTCAGCTGCCGCACGCGCGGGCTCAACCAGGACGGCGACGAGGTCATGTCCTGGCGCCGCTCGGTGATGGTCTACAAGCGCGACGCACCCCACGACAAGGGCCTCTTCCCGGTCGCCAAGACCGGGCCGATGACGCCGTGA
- a CDS encoding LLM class flavin-dependent oxidoreductase: MIRLDYQPWGESLAELADAARRAEDAGAGVVWAPELHRSAPIAAAALISGTTTVGVGTGVALAFARSPMVTALTALDLDELSGGRFRLGLGSGVRKLIGDWHGVPFDPPVARLRDTVAAIRAVIAGAHLGDPIVHSGETSIAVRGWRRPHAPVRERIPIHLAAVGPAMTALAGEIGDGWLSHELCPADHLAETVLPMLRRGSARTGNRPEVVVSACCSVDADAGLARDRARGVVGFYASVKSYAELFAGAGFAAEHEATVAALRNGAAADALRDGVPPEMAAAFTLSGTRDDAAAGIARYRGLADAIKLSPPTHGLAPAEIRAAQDAVIDLIRELA, from the coding sequence GTGATCCGGCTGGACTACCAGCCGTGGGGGGAGTCGCTCGCCGAGCTCGCCGACGCGGCCCGCCGGGCGGAGGATGCCGGTGCCGGGGTCGTCTGGGCGCCGGAGCTGCACCGCAGCGCCCCGATCGCGGCGGCCGCGCTGATCTCGGGCACCACGACCGTCGGTGTCGGCACCGGGGTGGCGCTCGCCTTCGCCCGCAGCCCGATGGTGACCGCGCTGACCGCCCTCGACCTGGACGAACTCTCCGGCGGCCGGTTCCGGCTCGGGCTCGGCTCCGGGGTGCGCAAGCTCATCGGCGACTGGCACGGCGTGCCCTTCGATCCGCCGGTGGCCCGGCTGCGGGACACGGTCGCGGCGATCCGGGCGGTGATCGCGGGCGCGCACCTCGGCGACCCGATAGTCCACAGTGGCGAGACTTCGATCGCGGTGCGTGGCTGGCGGCGGCCCCATGCCCCGGTCCGGGAGCGGATCCCGATCCACCTCGCCGCCGTCGGACCGGCGATGACGGCGCTCGCGGGGGAGATCGGCGACGGGTGGCTCTCGCACGAGCTCTGCCCGGCCGACCACCTCGCCGAGACCGTGCTCCCGATGCTGCGGAGGGGTTCGGCGCGGACCGGCAACCGGCCGGAGGTCGTCGTCTCCGCCTGCTGCTCCGTCGACGCCGACGCGGGTCTCGCCCGGGACCGGGCGCGCGGCGTGGTCGGGTTCTACGCCAGCGTGAAGTCCTATGCCGAGCTCTTCGCCGGTGCCGGGTTCGCCGCAGAGCACGAGGCGACCGTGGCGGCGCTGCGCAACGGAGCCGCCGCCGACGCGCTGAGGGACGGCGTACCCCCGGAGATGGCCGCCGCCTTCACGCTCAGCGGGACCCGCGACGACGCTGCCGCGGGGATCGCGCGCTACCGCGGGCTCGCCGACGCGATCAAGCTCTCGCCGCCCACGCACGGCCTTGCACCAGCGGAGATCCGCGCCGCGCAGGACGCCGTCATCGACCTGATCCGGGAGCTGGCATGA